From the Solanum lycopersicum chromosome 10, SLM_r2.1 genome, one window contains:
- the LOC138338858 gene encoding uncharacterized protein codes for MATMRIDPLYIGPSDASSAVLIPIKLTGPENYGVWSRSMRIALTGKRKIGFITGAYSRSLYRDELHEQWETCNAIVLSWLMSSVSEDLLSGIVYATNAYTVWADLKEKFDNINRMRIY; via the coding sequence ATGGCGACAATGCGAATTGATCCTCTTTATATAGGTCCATCAGATGCTTCAAGTGCAGTTTTGATTCCTATCAAGCTCACAGGCCCTGAAAATTACGGTGTGTGGAGTAGATCAATGAGAATTGCATTGACGGGGAAGAGGAAAATTGGATTTATTACAGGAGCTTACAGTAGATCTCTGTATCGAGATGAATTACATGAACAGTGGGAAACATGTAATGCAATTGTATTGTCATGGTTGATGAGTTCAGTCAGTGAAGATCTTTTAAGTGGAATAGTGTATGCTACCAATGCTTATACAGTTTGGGCGGACTTGAAAGAAAAGTTCGACAACATCAATCGAATGAGAATTTACTAG